A region of candidate division TA06 bacterium DNA encodes the following proteins:
- a CDS encoding bifunctional enoyl-CoA hydratase/phosphate acetyltransferase — MAELVKGGPLKRVAVACGQDPDILGALARAVNEKSAKAILIGDQKKTEALAKENNIDPKIFTLIDETDYKKAAARAVEMVKKGEADVLMKGLIDTAVYARAYLNKENGLTTGATVSHVAVFEVPNYPRLLILTDAAQIPYPDFGQKVDMINHAVAVAHKLGIETPKVAVLTATEKVNPKWPCSLEAAQLAKMADRGQIKGCIVDGPLSMDAAVSPECAAGKGLKSPVAGYADILVCPDIHGANFIYKTLAQLAKAELAAMVIGTSAPVVLTSRTDSDETKFMSIVLSALMAK; from the coding sequence ATGGCGGAACTGGTCAAGGGCGGACCGTTAAAGAGAGTGGCCGTGGCCTGCGGCCAGGATCCGGACATCCTGGGCGCTTTGGCCCGGGCGGTCAACGAAAAATCGGCCAAGGCCATCCTGATCGGCGATCAGAAAAAGACCGAGGCTCTGGCCAAGGAAAATAATATCGATCCCAAGATATTCACCCTGATCGACGAGACCGACTATAAGAAAGCGGCCGCCAGGGCGGTGGAGATGGTCAAAAAAGGCGAAGCCGACGTGCTGATGAAGGGCCTGATAGACACCGCGGTCTACGCCCGGGCCTATCTGAACAAGGAGAACGGTCTGACCACCGGGGCCACCGTCTCCCACGTGGCGGTGTTCGAAGTTCCCAACTATCCCCGGCTGCTGATACTCACCGACGCCGCCCAGATCCCCTACCCGGACTTCGGGCAGAAGGTGGACATGATCAACCATGCCGTGGCGGTGGCCCACAAACTGGGAATTGAAACCCCCAAGGTGGCGGTGCTGACCGCCACCGAAAAGGTCAATCCCAAATGGCCCTGCAGCCTGGAAGCGGCCCAGCTGGCCAAGATGGCCGACCGGGGGCAGATCAAGGGCTGCATAGTGGACGGGCCGCTGTCCATGGACGCCGCGGTCTCCCCGGAATGCGCGGCCGGCAAGGGCCTCAAATCGCCGGTGGCCGGCTACGCCGACATCCTGGTCTGCCCGGACATCCACGGGGCCAACTTCATTTACAAGACGCTGGCCCAGCTGGCCAAGGCGGAGCTGGCGGCCATGGTCATAGGCACCAGCGCCCCGGTGGTGCTGACCTCGCGCACAGATTCCGACGAGACCAAGTTCATGTCCATAGTGCTTTCGGCGCTGATGGCAAAATAA